In the genome of Candidatus Saganbacteria bacterium, the window GCGATCTTCTGGACCATGATGCCTTGACCGGCGCGCTTAGTGAATTCAAACCGGACGTTGTAATACATTGCGCAGCGTTGATAGAAGTGGGTGAGTCCGGAAAACTGCCCCAGGAGTACATCAACAACAATGTGGTCGGGACCCTTAACCTTTTTCATGCCATGCAGCAGCTTGGAATGAACAGACTCCTGTTCTCCAATACCGCGGCGGTATATGACGGTACGCTGGGACGCCCGTTGAAAGAGACCGATCCGTGGGATGCAAGGAATGTCTACGGCGCCACAAAGGGGGCAGATGCTTTGATCTGCAAGCAGGGAAAGTTATTCCCCAGTTTGAAGTCTGTACATCTGCATTATTTTAATGTTTGTGGGGCTCCGGAAACAGGAGTGCTTGGGGAAGACCACGGTATCGCGACCGAATCCCATATCGTCCCGATAATATTGCAGATAGCACTTTATAATCTGCTGAAAAAATACGGTTTGGACCTCCCTTTCTACGATCCGGGAGCGCTCGCAACTATATATGGTAAAGCCGGCAGGGACCGTTTAAAAGTATTTGGTAATAATTATAATACGCCTGACGGCACCTGCATCAGGGATTATATTGGGATGGGCATAAAGGTATTCTTTCATCTTCAGGCCATACAAAGGCTGTTATCCGGAAATATGGAATCGCATTATGAGGCATTCAACCTCGGGACAAAAAAAGGACACTCGGTACTGGACATATTGAACAGATGCGAGAATGTTGTCAGGCAACAGG includes:
- a CDS encoding GDP-mannose 4,6-dehydratase, which gives rise to MSLINNGSIAKRLSEIGTKEYVLRNRPDALSVSKRVMITGGAGNVGSNLGMALRKRDFNVAAFDNLRKGHRAAAAIAGARLFVGDLLDHDALTGALSEFKPDVVIHCAALIEVGESGKLPQEYINNNVVGTLNLFHAMQQLGMNRLLFSNTAAVYDGTLGRPLKETDPWDARNVYGATKGADALICKQGKLFPSLKSVHLHYFNVCGAPETGVLGEDHGIATESHIVPIILQIALYNLLKKYGLDLPFYDPGALATIYGKAGRDRLKVFGNNYNTPDGTCIRDYIGMGIKVFFHLQAIQRLLSGNMESHYEAFNLGTKKGHSVLDILNRCENVVRQQVGLPAIETHGLPLDSDKRLIPAEIAERRQGDADFLVADPEKANSILDPRNSRPVQNIDKEIEFALWSMLYRPLGYEHRPAVTMDHQVLRFYET